The following coding sequences lie in one Arachis ipaensis cultivar K30076 chromosome B03, Araip1.1, whole genome shotgun sequence genomic window:
- the LOC107629234 gene encoding protein CNGC15b-like, producing the protein MPLIETLIERICHLEMRMVFGNTRCVRFQDDAELAKIPTANGDNGIKLLSSNKDHNNREARKAKKFLKARVLSRVFSEDYERVRRRILDPRGQTIHRWNKIFLLACLVSLFVDPLFFYLPLVQHQVCIGIGTTLEVILTIIRSIADLFYMIQIIMRYRTAYVAPSSRVFGRGELVIDPAKIAARYFFKGFWLDFVAALPLPQVLIWIVIPNLGGSTMANTKNVLRFIIIFQYIPRLFLIFPLSSQIVKATGVVTETAWAGAAYNLMLYMLASHFFGACWYLLSIERQEACWRRVCDMKNSSCKYSFFDCNMVKNPLRDSWFKGSNVTKLCSPEAHFYPFGIYGDAVTSRVTTSPFFKKYFYCLWWGLRNLSSLGQNLLTSTFVGEIMFAILVATLGLVLFALLIGNMQTYLQSTTVRLEEWRVKRTDTEQWMHHRQLPQELRQSVRKYDQYKWLATRGVDEEALLKDLPLDLRRDIKRHLCIELVRRVPLFEQMDERMLDAICERLKPSLCTESTYLVREGDPVNEMLFIIRGNLDSYTTNGGRTGFFNSCRIGPGDFCGEELLTWALDPKPSVIILPCSTRTVKAISEVEAFALMAEDLKFVASQFRRLHSKQLRHKFRIHSHQWRTWAACFIQAAWRRFKKRKEAAELRAREENEAETHATRSNRKGMDVNSGADSEVVSSLQKPAEPDFSVDE; encoded by the exons ATGCCTCT GATTGaaactttgattgagagaatTTGTCACTTGGAAATGAGAATGGTGTTTGGGAATACAAGATGTGTGAG ATTTCAAGATGATGCTGAACTAGCCAAAATCCCAACAGCTAATGGTGACAATGGAATTAAGCTACTTAGTTCCAATAAAGATCACAACAATAGAGAAGCAAGAAAAGCAAAGAAGTTCTTGAAAGCCAGAGTATTATCAAGAGTTTTCTCAGAAGACTATGAGAGAGTAAGAAGAAGGATTTTAGACCCAAGAGGACAAACCATTCACAGATGGAACAAGATTTTCTTGTTAGCATGTTTAGTTTCTTTGTTTGTGGACCCTCTATTCTTTTACTTGCCACTAGTTCAACATCAAGTGTGCATTGGTATTGGAACAACACTTGAAGTGATCCTCACTATTATCAGATCAATAGCAGATTTATTCTACATGATTCAGATCATCATGAGGTATCGCACGGCTTATGTTGCGCCTTCTTCGCGTGTTTTTGGTAGAGGAGAGCTTGTTATAGACCCTGCAAAGATAGCAGCTAGGTACTTCTTCAAAGGTTTCTGGCTAGACTTTGTTGCCGCGTTACCCCTTCCTCAA GTGCTGATCTGGATTGTGATCCCCAATCTTGGAGGCTCAACCATGGCGAATACGAAAAACGTCCTTCGattcatcatcatttttcaaTATATACCAAGGCTGTTTCTGATTTTTCCACTTTCATCCCAAATTGTAAAGGCTACTGGGGTTGTGACAGAGACAGCATGGGCTGGTGCTGCTTATAACCTTATGCTTTACATGCTGGCTAGCCAT TTTTTTGGAGCTTGCTGGTACCTTCTATCAATTGAAAGACAAGAAGCATGCTGGAGGAGAGTCTGTGATATGAAAAATTCATCTTGTAAATATAGTTTCTTTGACTGCAACATGGTTAAAAATCCACTCAGGGACTCATGGTTTAAGGGAAGTAATGTCACAAAGTTATGTTCACCAGAAGCTCACTTTTATCCCTTTGGCATATATGGTGATGCAGTCACATCAAGAGTTACAACCTCACCATTCTTTAAGAAGTACTTCTATTGTCTTTGGTGGGGTCTCAGGAATTTGAG TTCTTTAGGACAAAATCTACTCACTAGCACTTTTGTTGGAGAAATAATGTTTGCCATTCTGGTTGCAACCCTTGGATTGGTTCTTTTTGCATTACTCATTGGTAATATGCAG ACATACCTTCAATCAACAACTGTGAGGCTAGAAGAGTGGAGGGTCAAAAGAACTGATACAGAACAATGGATGCATCACAGACAGCTTCCTCAAGAACTAAGACAATCCGTGCGCAAATACGATCAGTATAAATGGCTGGCGACTCGAGGAGTGGACGAAGAAGCCCTTCTCAAAGATCTTCCATTAGATCTTCGAAGAGACATCAAGCGCCACCTTTGTATCGAGCTGGTTCGACGA GTTCCATTGTTTGAACAAATGGATGAGAGGATGCTAGATGCAATATGTGAAAGGCTAAAGCCTTCATTGTGCACAGAAAGCACATATCTTGTCCGAGAAGGCGATCCGGTCAACGAAATGCTCTTCATAATCAGAGGAAATCTTGATTCCTACACAACCAATGGCGGCCGGACCGGATTCTTCAACTCGTGCCGGATCGGCCCTGGCGATTTCTGCGGCGAGGAACTCCTAACATGGGCCTTAGATCCAAAACCAAGTGTGATAATACTTCCTTGTTCCACAAGAACAGTTAAGGCCATATCAGAAGTTGAAGCATTTGCACTCATGGCAGAAGATTTGAAATTTGTTGCATCACAATTTAGAAGATTGCATAGCAAGCAACTTAGGCACAAATTCAGGATTCACTCACACCAATGGAGAACTTGGGCTGCATGTTTCATACAAGCTGCATGGAGAAGGttcaagaagagaaaagaagctGCTGAATTGAGGGCAAGAGAGGAAAATGAGGCTGAAACACATGCAACAAGGAGCAATAGGAAGGGTATGGATGTAAATTCAGGTGCAGATTCTGAAGTAGTAAGCTCTTTGCAGAAGCCAGCTGAACCAGACTTTTCTGTTGATGAGTGA